The Corynebacterium simulans genome contains a region encoding:
- a CDS encoding sodium:solute symporter family protein: protein MEPSVLRLDATWVDYLLVALYFLFVLGIGWAAKARVSSSIDFFLSGRGLPAWVTGLAFVSANLGAVEIIGMSANGVEYGFQTMHYFWIGAIPAMVFLGIVMMPFYYGSKVRSVPEFMRKRFGSAAHLVNAISFAVAQLLIAGVNLYLLATIVEALLGWPMWVALVVAGIIVLSYITLGGLSAAIYNEVLQFFVIIAALAPLTIIGLNRVGGWQGLKDSVANDSHFHTWPGTDISGFENPVWSVIGIVLGLGFVLSFGYWTTNFVEVQRAMASESISAARKTPIIGAFPKMFVPFLVVIPGMIASVSVADLMEETAKPNDAILLLMRDLLPNGLLGVAIAGLLASFMAGMAANISAFNTVISYDIWQTYVVKDREDGYYLKFGRIATVVATGVAVFTALLAQNFGNVMDYLQTLFGFFNAPLFATFILGMFWKRMTPHAGWSGLVAGTASAIAFWYVATFTDATASIFNLPGQGTAFVAAGVAFTVDIIVSVIVTMFTQSKPDEELVGFVSSVTPKDHFEDYTEKNLPWYKQTVPLGVICLVIAIGLNVIFA from the coding sequence ATGGAACCTTCAGTATTGAGACTCGACGCAACCTGGGTGGACTACCTGCTCGTTGCCTTGTACTTCCTCTTCGTCTTGGGAATCGGCTGGGCTGCCAAAGCCCGCGTTTCCTCCTCCATCGACTTCTTCCTCTCCGGCCGCGGTTTGCCGGCTTGGGTGACTGGCCTGGCGTTCGTCTCTGCGAACCTCGGTGCGGTGGAGATCATCGGTATGTCCGCCAACGGCGTGGAGTATGGCTTCCAGACCATGCACTATTTCTGGATCGGCGCTATCCCGGCCATGGTGTTCCTGGGCATCGTGATGATGCCGTTCTACTACGGCTCGAAGGTTCGATCCGTTCCGGAGTTCATGCGTAAGCGCTTCGGTAGCGCGGCGCACCTGGTCAATGCCATTTCCTTTGCCGTAGCCCAGCTGCTCATCGCCGGTGTGAACCTGTACCTGCTGGCCACCATCGTTGAGGCCCTGCTGGGTTGGCCTATGTGGGTCGCGCTCGTTGTTGCAGGCATCATCGTCCTGTCCTACATCACCCTGGGCGGCTTGTCCGCTGCCATCTACAACGAGGTACTGCAGTTCTTCGTCATCATCGCTGCGCTTGCACCGCTGACGATTATCGGCCTGAACCGCGTCGGCGGCTGGCAGGGGCTGAAGGATTCCGTGGCGAACGATTCCCACTTCCACACCTGGCCGGGCACTGACATATCCGGCTTCGAGAATCCGGTCTGGTCCGTCATCGGCATCGTCCTGGGACTAGGCTTCGTCCTTTCCTTCGGTTACTGGACCACCAACTTCGTCGAGGTCCAGCGCGCCATGGCATCGGAGTCGATCTCCGCAGCGCGCAAGACGCCAATCATTGGTGCTTTCCCAAAAATGTTCGTGCCCTTCCTCGTGGTTATCCCAGGCATGATTGCCTCCGTCTCCGTCGCTGACTTGATGGAAGAGACCGCCAAGCCAAACGACGCCATCCTGCTGCTGATGCGCGACCTGCTCCCGAACGGCCTTTTGGGCGTTGCAATTGCGGGCCTGCTCGCTTCCTTCATGGCCGGCATGGCCGCCAACATCTCGGCCTTTAACACCGTTATCTCTTATGACATTTGGCAGACCTACGTGGTCAAGGATCGCGAGGATGGCTACTACCTGAAGTTCGGCCGCATCGCGACCGTCGTCGCCACCGGTGTGGCCGTCTTTACCGCCCTTTTGGCCCAGAACTTCGGCAACGTCATGGACTACCTGCAGACCCTGTTCGGCTTCTTCAACGCTCCGCTGTTCGCAACCTTCATCCTGGGCATGTTCTGGAAGCGCATGACCCCGCACGCAGGTTGGTCCGGCCTCGTGGCAGGTACTGCTTCCGCGATTGCGTTCTGGTATGTGGCTACCTTCACCGACGCCACCGCATCTATATTCAACCTGCCGGGCCAGGGCACCGCATTCGTGGCCGCCGGCGTGGCATTTACGGTAGACATCATCGTCTCCGTCATCGTCACCATGTTTACTCAGTCGAAGCCGGACGAGGAGCTCGTGGGCTTTGTTTCTTCCGTTACACCGAAGGACCACTTCGAGGACTACACCGAGAAGAACCTTCCGTGGTACAAGCAGACCGTTCCGCTCGGCGTCATCTGCTTGGTCATTGCAATCGGCCTGAACGTCATCTTTGCCTAA
- a CDS encoding aldose epimerase — MTSQAPTYRIAHGAYEAEIASFGGGIKSLTFAGEPLVETYQDLPPMCAGVVLAPWPNRTADGRFNWRGSVYCLPVNEPERNNAIHGFVCDKAWELKRYCVNQVQLTIQIEAPWPWPIQLTATYSLDQTGLHARFEAHAEQDCPFAFGLHTYLSARGAAANASILSLGVTEHHLLDTRNLPTGVVESVVVKQQRIADVTWDDCFHGQGPLTADYVSAGKGVRLAMGPGLDWVQMYTPDNYPGRGRALAVEPMSAPPNALRSGIDLAEINAHQPIAYELRLSAIY; from the coding sequence ATGACCAGTCAGGCACCTACTTACCGGATAGCGCATGGCGCATATGAGGCAGAAATTGCCAGCTTCGGTGGCGGTATTAAGTCGCTGACCTTCGCCGGCGAGCCGCTGGTGGAGACCTATCAGGATCTCCCGCCCATGTGCGCCGGCGTAGTTCTTGCCCCGTGGCCTAACCGCACTGCAGATGGCCGTTTTAACTGGCGGGGGAGCGTTTACTGTCTGCCCGTCAATGAGCCTGAGCGCAACAACGCCATCCATGGCTTTGTATGCGACAAGGCTTGGGAATTAAAGCGCTACTGCGTGAACCAAGTGCAGCTCACCATCCAGATCGAGGCCCCTTGGCCGTGGCCCATTCAGCTCACCGCCACTTACAGCCTCGATCAAACTGGGCTTCACGCCCGCTTTGAGGCCCACGCGGAGCAGGATTGCCCCTTCGCGTTTGGCCTTCATACCTATCTTTCTGCCCGCGGCGCGGCTGCCAACGCCTCAATTCTTAGCCTCGGCGTCACCGAACACCACCTTCTTGATACCCGGAACTTGCCCACGGGCGTGGTGGAAAGCGTCGTCGTCAAGCAGCAGCGTATCGCTGACGTGACTTGGGATGATTGCTTCCACGGACAGGGACCCCTCACGGCGGATTACGTTTCCGCAGGCAAAGGCGTTCGCCTCGCAATGGGGCCGGGCCTTGACTGGGTACAGATGTATACCCCGGACAACTACCCCGGCCGCGGCCGTGCACTCGCGGTGGAACCCATGAGCGCTCCACCGAACGCACTGCGCAGTGGCATCGACCTTGCCGAAATTAACGCACATCAACCGATTGCCTACGAGCTTCGCTTGAGCGCAATCTACTAA
- a CDS encoding YdcF family protein, which produces MLERRLEHAFRIWRGQDIIVSGYGEAEVMAEYLVGRGVPREKIIVEPRATSTNENLENAYAMSKPPYFDVVTSDFHALRTKLWSWHLGIPIRVHSAFTPWALKPENYLREVLATPHSAARIMWRRLLPVISALGR; this is translated from the coding sequence ATGCTTGAGCGCAGACTCGAGCATGCATTTCGTATTTGGAGGGGACAAGACATCATCGTCTCCGGTTATGGCGAGGCCGAAGTCATGGCCGAGTACTTGGTGGGCAGGGGAGTTCCGCGCGAGAAGATAATCGTCGAACCACGTGCCACGAGTACCAACGAGAATCTCGAAAATGCCTATGCGATGAGCAAGCCGCCTTACTTCGATGTAGTCACCAGTGATTTCCATGCACTGCGTACCAAGCTATGGTCGTGGCACCTCGGAATCCCGATTCGCGTGCATTCTGCTTTCACGCCATGGGCGCTAAAACCAGAAAACTATTTGCGTGAGGTCCTTGCCACTCCGCACTCCGCGGCACGGATTATGTGGCGCCGTTTATTACCAGTCATCAGCGCTTTAGGGCGTTAG
- a CDS encoding LacI family DNA-binding transcriptional regulator, which yields MATPTLKDLAAATGVSISTVSRALANHPAISPATTQKVKAAAEQLGYRPNAQARALRGSRSDAIGVVIPNLADPYFALIAAAIEAEAERVGIAAIMTTCSESPEHLAKALDALTWRQVDGIITVPVEGAEAALKDAAKSRPLLLIDRELPPFPAVTSDPRPGMFAALTQLRQKGHRVVGYIPGPQQTSTGRQRLKVFRGASSEFSAHYAQGGFRRKDGYVGALELFEKGITAIVAGDSMMTAGALAACYNAGKAIGEDIALVGYDDLNLFRLQPVPISVVDQDMAALGRLAVQHLTKAITHNATPTGVKIPTSYIPRVSTARQFS from the coding sequence GTGGCCACACCAACCTTGAAGGACCTCGCCGCGGCCACGGGGGTTTCTATCTCCACCGTCTCCCGCGCGCTGGCCAATCACCCTGCGATTTCTCCGGCGACCACGCAAAAGGTCAAGGCTGCGGCCGAGCAGCTGGGCTATCGCCCGAATGCCCAGGCACGCGCGTTGCGCGGTTCACGCTCCGATGCTATCGGCGTGGTGATTCCGAACCTGGCGGATCCTTATTTCGCGCTCATTGCTGCCGCGATTGAAGCCGAGGCCGAGCGCGTTGGCATCGCTGCCATCATGACCACCTGCTCTGAGTCACCTGAGCACTTAGCCAAAGCACTCGACGCACTGACATGGCGGCAGGTAGACGGCATTATCACCGTCCCGGTTGAAGGCGCCGAAGCAGCGCTAAAAGACGCCGCGAAATCCCGGCCGCTGCTGCTCATCGACCGAGAGCTGCCGCCCTTCCCCGCCGTTACCTCGGACCCGCGCCCGGGCATGTTCGCGGCATTAACGCAGCTGCGCCAAAAGGGTCACCGCGTGGTCGGCTATATTCCAGGCCCGCAGCAAACTTCTACGGGTAGGCAGCGGCTGAAAGTCTTCCGCGGTGCAAGCAGCGAGTTTTCCGCGCATTATGCACAAGGCGGCTTCCGCCGCAAGGACGGCTACGTGGGGGCATTAGAGCTTTTTGAAAAGGGCATTACCGCCATCGTGGCGGGCGATTCCATGATGACGGCTGGTGCGCTGGCCGCCTGCTATAACGCCGGCAAGGCCATCGGTGAAGACATCGCGTTGGTGGGCTACGACGACTTAAATCTCTTCCGCCTGCAACCGGTGCCGATCTCGGTGGTGGACCAGGACATGGCGGCGCTGGGCCGGCTAGCAGTCCAGCACCTGACCAAGGCGATTACGCATAACGCAACACCGACCGGGGTAAAGATTCCCACCTCTTATATCCCCCGCGTTTCCACCGCCCGGCAGTTCTCCTAA
- the purE gene encoding 5-(carboxyamino)imidazole ribonucleotide mutase encodes MEPLVGLIMGSDSDWPTVKPAAEVLAEFGVPFEVGVVSAHRTPEKMLSYAKDAHKRGLKAIIACAGGAAHLPGMVAAATPIPVIGIPRALKDLDGLDSLLSIVQMPGGVPVATVSIGGAKNAGLLAVRILGAGDPELTEKMAQYQENMAAEVEKKDANLRAQLLGE; translated from the coding sequence ATGGAACCACTCGTTGGCCTCATCATGGGTTCTGATTCAGATTGGCCTACCGTAAAACCTGCTGCCGAAGTCTTGGCGGAGTTTGGCGTGCCTTTCGAGGTGGGCGTCGTCAGTGCACACCGCACCCCAGAAAAGATGCTCTCTTATGCCAAGGACGCGCATAAGCGTGGCCTGAAAGCCATCATCGCCTGCGCCGGCGGTGCTGCGCACCTGCCGGGCATGGTTGCTGCGGCGACTCCGATTCCGGTCATCGGCATTCCGCGCGCGCTGAAGGACTTGGATGGCCTGGACTCCTTGCTGTCTATCGTGCAGATGCCCGGTGGCGTGCCGGTGGCGACCGTGTCTATCGGCGGCGCTAAGAACGCGGGCCTTCTTGCCGTTCGTATCCTTGGCGCAGGGGATCCTGAACTAACCGAGAAGATGGCGCAGTACCAAGAAAATATGGCCGCCGAGGTGGAGAAGAAGGACGCAAACCTGCGCGCCCAGCTGCTGGGGGAATAG
- a CDS encoding 5-(carboxyamino)imidazole ribonucleotide synthase, producing the protein MPDDHKVKASIGWVSHTAKPIVTVYGDGQLARMMQPAAAELDIHLRILASSQEQSAAQVIPDVVLGDYHAYEMLVSAAKDADALTFEHEHVPTDHVQALIDAGYNVQPQPSALLYAQDKLFMRQKLAELGAPVPRFAQIASVEDARNFAELVEGRVCLKARRGGYDGHGVWFPAAEELDSLVAELLEAGTPLMAEEKVDLTRELSVLVARRPSGEVKAWPITQSVQRDGICAEAFAPAPGLSPELAQRAAEVGELVATQLGVTGVLAVELFAYTVAEADNWGSAASAAAASAAGFPSDGAVEEFAVNELAMRPHNTGHWTQDGSVTSQFEQHLRAVLDLPLGETTALAPVTVMANVLGGPEDPEMPMPQRVRAVMERYPQAKIHLYGKDYRAGRKIGHVNVVGEDVEQTLHIAADAAHFLVHAAWL; encoded by the coding sequence ATGCCTGACGATCATAAGGTTAAGGCTAGTATTGGATGGGTGAGTCATACAGCAAAGCCCATCGTTACCGTTTATGGCGACGGCCAGCTCGCACGCATGATGCAGCCGGCTGCCGCCGAGCTCGACATCCACCTGCGCATTCTTGCCTCCTCGCAGGAGCAGTCCGCAGCGCAGGTCATTCCAGACGTGGTCTTGGGTGATTACCATGCCTACGAGATGCTGGTTTCTGCAGCTAAAGATGCCGATGCGCTGACCTTCGAGCACGAGCACGTGCCCACCGATCACGTGCAGGCGCTTATCGACGCCGGCTATAACGTCCAGCCGCAGCCTTCCGCGCTCCTGTATGCCCAGGACAAACTCTTTATGCGCCAAAAGCTGGCGGAGCTGGGTGCACCGGTTCCGCGTTTTGCACAAATCGCCTCTGTTGAGGATGCGCGTAATTTTGCCGAGCTTGTAGAAGGCCGCGTTTGCTTGAAGGCCCGCCGCGGTGGATACGACGGCCACGGCGTGTGGTTCCCCGCTGCAGAGGAGCTGGATTCCCTGGTCGCTGAGCTTCTGGAAGCCGGCACGCCTTTGATGGCAGAGGAGAAGGTTGACCTCACCCGCGAGCTTTCGGTTCTAGTCGCCCGCCGTCCTTCCGGCGAGGTGAAGGCTTGGCCGATTACCCAATCCGTGCAGCGTGACGGCATCTGTGCCGAGGCCTTCGCGCCCGCGCCGGGCCTGAGCCCAGAGCTGGCGCAGCGCGCCGCCGAGGTCGGCGAGCTCGTGGCCACGCAGCTAGGAGTGACTGGCGTGCTGGCAGTTGAACTCTTTGCTTACACTGTCGCTGAAGCGGACAACTGGGGTAGCGCGGCCTCGGCTGCCGCAGCCTCCGCTGCTGGTTTCCCAAGCGATGGAGCAGTAGAAGAATTTGCTGTAAATGAACTCGCGATGCGTCCGCACAACACGGGTCACTGGACCCAGGACGGTTCCGTTACCTCTCAGTTCGAGCAGCACCTACGCGCAGTCTTGGATCTGCCGCTCGGTGAGACCACAGCGCTTGCTCCCGTAACCGTCATGGCTAACGTCCTTGGTGGCCCGGAAGATCCAGAAATGCCAATGCCGCAACGCGTACGTGCCGTGATGGAGCGTTACCCGCAGGCCAAGATTCACCTTTATGGCAAGGACTACCGCGCCGGCCGTAAGATTGGCCACGTCAACGTCGTGGGTGAGGACGTCGAGCAAACCCTCCACATCGCGGCAGATGCTGCGCACTTCCTCGTGCACGCGGCCTGGCTCTAA
- the budA gene encoding acetolactate decarboxylase: MIVRHTIFQNSLMAALLDGIYDGEMTIGELLGKGNFGIGTFDALDGEMLILDGICYQLRGDGTATIADLDQGTPFAVATNFVPRIKVQAPRGMRREELSAFVDEVEPSANYMYAVRITGRFESVRTRTVVKQSKPYPPMAQAVGGDKELHFENVEGIIGGFRTPVFEKGISVPGCHVHFIDAARCSGGHVLDYVVDEATIELCPGTDLEMRLPLTQEFKQANLAPEDLDHQLHTTEVKN, translated from the coding sequence ATGATCGTCAGGCATACCATCTTCCAGAACTCCCTCATGGCCGCTCTGTTGGACGGCATTTATGACGGCGAAATGACCATTGGTGAGCTGCTCGGCAAGGGCAACTTTGGCATCGGTACCTTCGATGCGCTCGACGGCGAAATGTTGATTCTCGACGGCATCTGTTACCAGCTGCGCGGCGACGGAACTGCCACCATCGCGGACCTGGACCAGGGAACGCCCTTTGCGGTGGCCACCAATTTCGTACCCCGCATCAAAGTGCAAGCACCGCGCGGAATGCGCCGCGAAGAGCTTTCGGCCTTCGTCGATGAAGTCGAGCCTTCCGCCAACTACATGTACGCGGTGCGGATAACGGGGCGCTTCGAGTCAGTGCGCACGCGCACCGTGGTCAAACAGTCCAAGCCCTACCCTCCCATGGCGCAGGCGGTGGGCGGCGATAAGGAGCTGCACTTTGAAAACGTCGAGGGCATCATCGGTGGTTTCCGCACCCCAGTGTTTGAAAAGGGAATCTCGGTGCCAGGCTGCCACGTTCACTTTATCGACGCCGCGCGTTGCTCCGGCGGGCACGTACTGGACTACGTCGTCGACGAAGCCACCATCGAGCTCTGCCCCGGCACGGATCTTGAAATGCGGCTGCCGCTTACCCAGGAATTCAAGCAAGCCAACCTGGCTCCTGAGGATCTGGACCACCAGCTGCACACCACAGAGGTTAAGAATTAG
- a CDS encoding biotin--[acetyl-CoA-carboxylase] ligase — translation MTAALDIERIRTALADDFALVEYVEQTGSTNTDLMKAENVADGTVLLTNEQVSGKGRLGRTWVSPAGSQLILSVLILPDSLEHLGTLPLASGLAVTDTVEGSVLKWPNDVHINGNKLCGILAEAGPVGAAFKSAPKTEVSKAEVNKAEVNKAEVNKAEVAPKTQAAPAPSARVVVGMGLNVTLTREQLPIEKATSLMLEGRDTDRTELAIALLKNLRRRITQWENQDPQLMADYRAVCSSIGQEVRLEAPTGDVVGVVEGIGDDGRINVGGEYYSAGDVTHLRPVQ, via the coding sequence ATGACAGCTGCACTTGATATTGAACGCATTCGTACCGCGCTGGCGGATGACTTTGCTCTAGTTGAATATGTGGAGCAGACCGGCTCAACCAACACCGATCTTATGAAGGCTGAAAACGTTGCCGATGGCACGGTGTTGCTGACCAACGAGCAGGTTTCCGGTAAGGGCCGGTTAGGTCGGACCTGGGTAAGCCCTGCTGGTTCGCAGCTTATTCTTTCTGTTCTTATCCTTCCAGATTCCCTCGAGCACCTAGGCACCCTGCCACTGGCATCGGGCCTGGCCGTCACCGACACCGTCGAGGGCTCCGTTCTGAAGTGGCCGAACGACGTTCACATCAACGGCAATAAGCTCTGCGGCATCCTTGCCGAGGCTGGCCCCGTCGGTGCCGCCTTCAAGTCCGCGCCCAAGACCGAAGTCAGCAAGGCTGAGGTAAACAAGGCGGAAGTAAACAAGGCTGAAGTCAATAAGGCTGAGGTCGCCCCGAAAACGCAGGCCGCGCCTGCGCCTTCCGCGCGGGTGGTTGTGGGCATGGGCCTGAACGTCACGCTTACTCGAGAGCAGCTGCCTATCGAAAAGGCCACCTCGCTAATGCTGGAAGGTCGCGATACGGATCGCACGGAATTGGCGATTGCCCTGCTCAAGAACCTGCGTCGTCGCATCACCCAGTGGGAGAACCAAGACCCACAGCTCATGGCAGACTACCGTGCGGTGTGCTCCTCGATCGGCCAGGAAGTTCGCCTTGAAGCGCCGACTGGCGACGTCGTGGGTGTCGTCGAGGGCATTGGCGACGACGGCCGCATCAACGTTGGCGGCGAATATTACTCGGCAGGTGATGTCACCCACCTGCGTCCCGTGCAGTAG
- a CDS encoding ABC transporter ATP-binding protein — protein sequence MAKVTFEKVNITYPNAAAPTVKDLDLEIADGEFLVLVGPSGCGKSTTLRSLAGLEPTSSGRILIDDKDVTGLEPGDRDIAMVFQNYALYPHLTVAENMGFALKLAKMPKDELKKKVEEAADILGLSEYLDRKPKDLSGGQRQRVAMGRAIVRNPKVFLMDEPLSNLDAKLRVQTRSELASLQQRLGTTTVYVTHDQVEAMTMGDRVAVLKDGVLQQVASPRELYDAPVNEFVAGFIGSPAMNIFDYDGGRIGIRPEDMRIIDGPVGIPGTVDIVEELGAESFVYINVGEQRFVARADKGRTPQRGEEVLLSFDVKNAHHFDPETGERIER from the coding sequence ATGGCAAAGGTCACTTTTGAAAAGGTCAACATCACCTACCCCAACGCCGCAGCCCCCACGGTCAAAGACCTTGACCTGGAAATCGCAGACGGCGAATTCTTGGTGTTGGTCGGCCCCTCAGGCTGCGGAAAGTCCACGACGCTTCGTTCGCTTGCAGGTTTGGAGCCGACCTCGAGTGGCCGCATCTTGATCGATGATAAAGACGTCACCGGTTTGGAACCTGGCGATCGCGATATCGCAATGGTCTTCCAGAACTACGCCCTTTATCCGCACCTCACCGTGGCTGAGAACATGGGTTTCGCGCTAAAGCTGGCGAAGATGCCAAAGGATGAGCTCAAGAAAAAGGTAGAAGAAGCTGCCGATATCTTGGGCCTTAGCGAGTACCTGGACCGCAAACCGAAGGATCTTTCCGGTGGTCAGCGCCAGCGCGTGGCCATGGGCCGTGCCATCGTGCGTAATCCAAAGGTCTTTTTGATGGATGAGCCTTTGTCCAACCTTGACGCCAAGCTGCGTGTGCAGACCCGTTCGGAGCTAGCCAGCCTGCAGCAACGCCTCGGCACCACCACGGTTTATGTCACGCACGACCAAGTCGAAGCGATGACCATGGGCGATCGCGTTGCTGTGCTCAAAGATGGTGTCCTGCAGCAGGTGGCCTCCCCGCGTGAGCTTTACGACGCCCCGGTCAACGAGTTCGTCGCCGGCTTCATCGGATCGCCCGCGATGAATATCTTTGACTACGACGGCGGCCGCATCGGCATTCGCCCAGAAGACATGCGCATCATCGACGGCCCGGTCGGCATCCCCGGCACCGTCGACATCGTCGAGGAACTCGGCGCCGAGTCCTTCGTCTATATCAATGTGGGCGAGCAGCGCTTCGTGGCCCGCGCTGACAAGGGCCGCACTCCACAGCGCGGCGAGGAAGTCCTTCTCTCTTTTGATGTGAAAAATGCGCACCATTTCGACCCCGAAACGGGCGAACGCATCGAGCGATAG
- a CDS encoding ABC transporter substrate-binding protein, whose protein sequence is MKKSVLRSHLRTVQKGAVVTTAALALALAGCSSDEGSSDSAAQGSVDGADGRGPITFAMGKNDTDKIQPIIEKWNKEHPEEKVTLKELAGEADAQRDTLVQSLQAGNSDYDVMALDVVWTAEFAANQWLAPLTDDLEVDTDGLLDSTVESATYNDTLYALPQNTNGQLLFRNTDLADKAPEKFADLKSACEALKKDTSCLTTQLKQYEGLTVNTAGFMEGWGGSVLSDDGAPSVDSTESKAGLQALVDAYKDGVISKDSTAATEEETNLAFTEGKSAFAINWPYMYTNAEDAGVKFEVQPLVGKDGVGVSTLGGYNNGININSEKKATALDFMKFIINEENQKSFAEASFPPVLASVYDDPALIEQFPYLPALKESLENAAPRPVSPFYTAISKAVQDNAYAALTADKSVDDATKDMKAAIEAASQG, encoded by the coding sequence ATGAAGAAGTCCGTACTTCGCTCTCACCTTCGTACCGTCCAGAAGGGCGCCGTCGTAACCACCGCTGCTCTTGCGCTGGCTCTGGCAGGCTGCTCCTCCGACGAAGGCTCATCCGATTCCGCCGCACAGGGCTCCGTAGACGGTGCCGACGGCCGCGGCCCTATCACCTTCGCGATGGGTAAGAATGACACTGACAAGATCCAGCCGATCATTGAAAAGTGGAACAAGGAGCACCCAGAAGAAAAGGTCACCTTGAAGGAACTGGCCGGTGAGGCTGACGCACAGCGCGACACCTTGGTTCAGTCCCTGCAGGCAGGCAACTCTGACTACGACGTCATGGCACTCGACGTCGTCTGGACCGCAGAGTTCGCAGCCAACCAGTGGCTCGCACCGCTGACCGATGACCTTGAGGTTGATACCGATGGTTTGCTGGATTCCACCGTTGAGTCTGCAACCTACAACGACACCCTCTACGCACTGCCGCAGAACACCAACGGCCAGCTGCTGTTCCGTAACACCGACTTGGCAGACAAGGCTCCGGAGAAGTTCGCTGATCTGAAGTCCGCGTGTGAGGCGCTCAAGAAAGACACCTCCTGTCTGACCACCCAGCTCAAGCAGTACGAGGGTCTGACCGTTAACACCGCCGGCTTCATGGAGGGCTGGGGCGGCTCCGTTCTTTCTGATGATGGCGCTCCTTCCGTGGATTCCACAGAGTCCAAGGCTGGTCTGCAGGCACTTGTCGACGCCTACAAGGACGGCGTCATCTCCAAGGACTCCACCGCCGCCACCGAGGAGGAGACCAACCTAGCCTTCACCGAGGGCAAGTCTGCTTTCGCAATCAACTGGCCGTACATGTACACCAACGCTGAAGATGCTGGCGTGAAGTTCGAGGTCCAGCCGCTGGTAGGCAAGGACGGCGTCGGTGTTTCCACCCTGGGTGGCTACAACAACGGCATCAACATCAACTCTGAGAAGAAGGCCACCGCACTGGACTTCATGAAGTTCATCATCAACGAGGAAAACCAGAAGTCCTTCGCTGAGGCTTCCTTCCCACCGGTTCTGGCTTCCGTCTACGATGACCCAGCCCTCATTGAGCAGTTCCCGTACCTGCCAGCTCTCAAGGAATCCCTCGAGAACGCAGCGCCGCGTCCGGTTTCCCCGTTCTACACCGCTATTTCCAAGGCCGTGCAGGATAACGCTTATGCAGCTTTGACCGCTGACAAGTCCGTGGACGATGCAACCAAGGACATGAAGGCCGCCATCGAGGCTGCTTCCCAGGGATAA
- a CDS encoding carbohydrate ABC transporter permease: MKRKQNLHAAGLIAPALLVLAVVIGYPILRAIWLSFQGNRHLNPKTGIFEEGGFAGLENYLYWINNRCVSGTGQIAQCPPGVIATDFWPALKITLFFTVVTVLLETILGMFMAIIMNGEYKGRGLVRAAVLVPWAIPTAVTAKLWQFMFAPDGIVNSLLGTDFAWTTDPFYARLAVIIADVWKTAPFMALLILAGLQMIPRDVYDAARVDGASRVQTFFKITLPLVRPALMVAILFRTLDALRMYDLPVIMISASSNAPTATISQLVVEDMRQGNFNSASALSTLIFLLIFVVAFILVRFLGADVSGSKRGANRKAAK, from the coding sequence ATGAAGCGCAAGCAGAATTTGCATGCCGCGGGCCTTATCGCGCCGGCTCTCCTTGTGCTCGCCGTCGTCATCGGTTACCCAATCCTGCGTGCCATCTGGCTTTCTTTCCAAGGAAACCGCCACCTCAACCCCAAGACAGGAATCTTTGAAGAAGGCGGCTTTGCAGGCCTTGAGAACTACCTGTACTGGATCAATAACCGGTGTGTTTCCGGCACTGGGCAGATAGCGCAATGCCCTCCGGGCGTGATTGCCACGGATTTCTGGCCGGCGCTGAAGATCACGCTGTTTTTCACTGTGGTCACCGTCCTGCTTGAGACCATCCTCGGTATGTTCATGGCCATCATCATGAATGGCGAGTACAAGGGCCGCGGCCTAGTGCGCGCCGCAGTCCTGGTGCCGTGGGCTATTCCTACTGCCGTTACAGCAAAGCTGTGGCAGTTCATGTTCGCACCAGATGGCATCGTTAACTCCCTGCTCGGCACCGACTTCGCTTGGACCACCGATCCTTTCTACGCACGTCTGGCAGTCATCATCGCTGACGTGTGGAAGACTGCCCCTTTCATGGCCCTGCTTATCTTGGCCGGTCTGCAGATGATTCCGCGGGATGTCTACGACGCAGCCCGCGTTGACGGCGCAAGCCGCGTACAAACCTTTTTCAAGATCACGCTGCCGCTGGTGCGCCCGGCACTGATGGTTGCGATCTTGTTCCGCACGCTCGACGCACTGCGCATGTACGACCTTCCTGTCATCATGATTTCGGCTTCTTCCAACGCCCCTACTGCCACTATCTCCCAGCTAGTGGTTGAGGATATGCGCCAAGGCAACTTCAACTCGGCTTCTGCGCTGTCCACACTCATCTTCTTGCTCATCTTCGTCGTGGCCTTCATTCTGGTTCGCTTCTTGGGGGCCGATGTTTCTGGCAGTAAGCGCGGTGCGAATAGGAAGGCGGCCAAGTAA